A genomic region of Arachis hypogaea cultivar Tifrunner chromosome 5, arahy.Tifrunner.gnm2.J5K5, whole genome shotgun sequence contains the following coding sequences:
- the LOC112802172 gene encoding uncharacterized protein, translated as MEFGEGNNSSSGGTNHSCGESSSKELYSSSWWSQFRNVSNPWMARYVYGFIFLVANLLAWAARDELTSLKALTQMKGLRGCKVGKDCLGADGVLRVSFGCFLFFMIMYWSTAGTSKLKEGRDRWHSGWWLVKIILWVIITIFPFYLPSEFIEVYGQVAHFGAGVFLLIQLISIISFIRWLNDYFITEKYAERCQIQVMLFATSAYLICLVGVILMYIWYAPQPSCLLNLFFITWTLVLLQVMTSVSLHPKVNGGILSPGLMGLYVVFLCWSAVRSEPVGNSCVAKADYAYETDWQSIISFVVAILAIVIATFSTGIDSKCFQFRKEDAPAEEEDDVPYGYGFFHFVFATGAMYFAMLLIGWNSHHSMKKWTIDVGWTSAYVRIVNEWLAVCVYLWMLLAPIIRKSRQSDST; from the exons ATGGAATTCGGGGAAGGAAACAATAGTAGTAGTGGTGGTACTAACCATAGTTGTGGAGAATCATCATCAAAGGAGTTGTATTCTTCATCATGGTGGAGTCAATTCAGAAATGTATCAAATCCATGGATGGCAAGATATGTGTATGGCTTCATTTTTCTTGTTGCCAACTTGTTAGCTTGGGCTGCACGTGATGAACTCACTAGTCTTAAGGCTTTAACACAAATGAAGG GGCTAAGAGGATGCAAGGTTGGGAAAGATTGTTTGGGTGCAGATGGTGTTTTGCGTGTGAGCTTTGGCTGCTTT CTATTTTTCATGATAATGTATTGGTCAACTGCTGGGACTTCGAAATTGAAGGAAGGAAGAGATAGATGGCACTCTGGATGGTGGTTAGTTAAGATTATTCTCTGGGTTATCATCACCATCTTCCCGTTTTATCTCCCCTCTGAGTTTATTGAAGTTTATG GGCAGGTTGCACATTTTGGGGCCGG GGTTTTCCTCCTAATTCAACTGATAAGCATAATCAGCTTCATTAGATGGTTGAATGATTACTTCATCACAGAAAAATATGCGGAGAGATG CCAAATTCAAGTGATGTTATTTGCAACAAGTGCATATTTAATATGCTTGGTAGGGGTGATATTAATGTATATTTGGTATGCACCACAACCATCTTGCCTCCTTAATCTTTTCTTCATTACTTGGACCTTGGTACTTCTCCAAGTTATGACAAGTGTATCACTCCACCCAAAa GTGAATGGTGGTATTCTTAGTCCAGGGTTGATGGGGCTCTATGTTGTGTTCCTTTGCTGGAGTGCAGTCAGAAG CGAACCAGTCGGAAACAGCTGCGTCGCGAAAGCGGACTATGCATACGAAACAGACTGGCAAAGCATCATT AgctttgttgttgcaatactaGCCATTGTTATTGCAACATTTTCAACAGGCATAGATTCCAAGTGCTTTCAG TTTAGGAAGGAAGATGCACctgcagaagaagaagatgatgttcCATATGGTTATGGCTTCTTCCATTTTGTTTTTGCCACAGGAGCAATGTACTTTGCAATGTTACTCATTGGTTGGAATAGTCATCATTCTATGAAAAA ATGGACAATTGATGTGGGATGGACAAGCGCCTATGTCAGAATAGTAAATGAATGGTTGGCAGTCTGTGTTTACT TGTGGATGCTATTGGCTCCAATCATAAGAAAAAGCAGACAAAGTGATTCAACATGA
- the LOC112802173 gene encoding uncharacterized protein, whose amino-acid sequence MASRLKEDEKNERVIRGLLKLEPNRRCINCNSLGPQYVCTNFWTFVCTNCSGIHREFTHRVKSISMAKFTSQEVNALQGGGNQRAKEIYFKEWDAQRNSFPDSSNVDRLRDFIKHVYVDRRFTGERANDKPPRGKGDNDIYENRRNDMYQGGSRSPPYEDTYERRYSDRSSSGGRSPGYDQESRQYGDYGRSPGRPPIVNDWRREDRRVSDGDYKVENQSPDRARDVGSSSPPVVRPVREILGENVVPLRINEPPKPNSGKAADGSVLTQRTASSSSLASSNGNPVDVKLEITKSLIDFDADPEPPVAPAIPPAQQTNVSQPVVQPEKSSADNWASFDVASRATANSTPSPVNVNPLESVLSQLSVPASLPAHLSGVQAGPTVATAIPAGNATTPASVGGFSAFPLSGSSGPSPGLATALPPSNAGQWTGLQHQQPLFQANATHSTQQYKPPVGGAVNNQPWNISSVPTVQGHQNTPMPHAYHDAINPANTISVVSQPSTEVKSIGRKELPEDLFTVKYPSYPAPVPGWQMGLPHGMGLPRGMGVSVQYNNVVPMPNFPQQSKSVNPFDAGGESPQVQAPTFPSMSSLHGALPSMPPSGAIHPASLGNPSHAWNPPLSSSYVSVLPGQAQTHPSATGARNYIVQQMPPPNLPMPRPEASSFGTGGAVFGLSNPDQQLTNSFSTTPASTPFPAGGNPFG is encoded by the exons ATGGCGAGTAGGCTGAAGGAAGATGAGAAGAACGAGCGCGTAATTCGCGGTCTTCTCAAGCTTGAACCGAATCGAAGATGCATTAACTGCAACAGCTTG GGACCACAATATGTCTGCACAAATTTCTGGACGTTTGTTTGCACAAACTGTAGTGGAATACA CCGCGAATTCACCCATAGGGTTAAATCAATTTCAATGGCTAAATTTACTTCACAAGAAGTAAATGCTCTTCAAGGAGGAGGAAATCAG CGTGCaaaagaaatttattttaaagaatGGGATGCACAACGTAATTCTTTCCCTGATAGCAG TAATGTTGATCGGCTCCGGGACTTTATTAAGCATGTTTATGTGGATAGAAGATTTACTGGAGAGAGGGCTAACGACAAACCACCAAGAGGAAAG GGTGACAATGATATCTATGAAAACAGGAGAAATGACATGTATCAGGGAGGGTCTAGAAGCCCTCCGTACGAGGACACATATGAACGGCGTTATAGTGACAGGTCTAGTTCAGGTGGAAGAAGTCCTGGATATGATCAAGAAAGTAGGCAATATGGTGACTATGGGAGGAGTCCTGGTCGTCCTCCAATAGTCAATGATTGGCGTCGTGAAGATCGTAGAGTATCTGATGGGGATTATAAGGTAGAAAATCAATCTCCTGATCGAGCCAGAGATGTTGGTTCTTCCAGTCCACCTGTGGTCCGACCTGTCAGAGAGATATTGGGGGAAAACGTAGTACCTCTTCGGATAAATGAACCCCCCAAACCAAACAGTGGTAAAGCTGCAGATGGCTCTGTGTTGACACAG CGAACCGCATCTTCCAGTAGCTTGGCGTCCAGCAATGGGAATCCAGTGGATGTTAAGCTTGAGATTACAAAGAGCCTTATTGATTTCGATGCTGATCCTGAACCACCTGTTGCTCCGGCAATTCCTCCAGCCCAACAAACTAATGTGTCTCAACCTGTTGTGCAGCCAGAAAAATCCAGTGCTGATAATTGGGCCTCTTTTGATGTTGCTTCTCGAGCTACAGCAAATTCAACTCCAAGCCCTGTGAATGTAAATCCACTTGAATCTGTGTTGTCGCAATTGTCAGTGCCAGCTTCTTTACCTGCACATCTTTCTGGAGTCCAAGCTGGCCCAACTGTTGCAACAGCCATTCCTGCGGGCAATGCGACAACACCTGCAAGTGTCGGCGGTTTCTCAGCTTTTCCACTGAGTGGTTCTTCAGGACCATCTCCTGGACTGGCAACAGCACTGCCTCCTAGTAATGCAGGACAGTGGACTGGTCTGCAGCATCAGCAACCATTGTTTCAAGCTAATGCTACCCATTCCACACAACAATATAAACCACCTGTAGGTGGAGCTGTAAACAATCAG CCATGGAATATATCCTCTGTGCCGACAGTTCAAGGGCATCAAAATACACCAATGCCACATGCATACCATGATGCTATAAACCCTGCCAATACAATCAGTGTTGTTTCACAACCTTCCACTGAAGTAAAATCAATTGGAAGAAAAGAACTTCCTGAG GATCTATTCACCGTGAAATACCCATCCTATCCTGCGCCGGTTCCAGGTTGGCAAATGGGTCTTCCCCATGGCATGGGTCTTCCCCGTGGCATGGGTGTCTCAGTGCAATATAATAATGTGGTG CCCATGCCAAATTTTCCGCAGCAATCAAAATCTGTCAATCCATTTGATGCCGGCGGTGAATCTCCCCAAGTTCAAGCACCAACT TTTCCTTCCATGTCATCTTTGCATGGTGCTCTGCCTAGTATGCCACCTTCAGGAGCAATTCATCCTGCAAGCCTGGGTAATCCATCGCACGCCTGGAACCCGCCCCTGTCATCATCATATGTATCTGTCCTTCCTGGACAAGCACAAACTCATCCATCAGCTACGGGAGCAA GGAATTACATTGTACAACAAATGCCACCACCTAACTTGCCAATGCCAAG GCCAGAAGCTAGTAGTTTCGGAACTGGAGGAGCTGTTTTCGGCTTGTCAAATCCAGATCAGCAGCTAACTAATTCATTCTCCACCACTCCTGCCTCTACTCCCTTCCCTGCAGGGGGGAACCCATTCGGCTGA